The Saccharothrix variisporea genome has a segment encoding these proteins:
- a CDS encoding PHP domain-containing protein has product MSHDHEHHHHEPIDPEDDRPLSVARRRFLAGLGIAAAGTAALAGPAAAHEDRRPVNPWGARDRWFAGDHHIHTKYSPDGQYEVAQQVAKAREHGLDWVVITDHGGVAHEKFSVDLVAPDIEKARAEHRGTLVYQGLEWNIPGAEHATVFLPPGRSTVDILRAFEAAYDGGVLSTPVEKGGKGLIARATSADGEPYALAALRYLEAQVLSGRTEIALMFANHPARRGVDSPHELRGWRDAAPGVAVGMEGAPGHQAAGLPSGRAAARGYYEASPNQDSFPGYAPTATENPYRTYGGFDWMTAKVGGLWDSLLAEGRPWWVTATSDSHQNHLDTFTPGTGDHTTTGTRGAPVDTGKPQVYGDYWPGQYSSTLVGAASRSYVDVMRGLQGGKVLAVHGRLVDGLDLRVRTDLDGRGVTVGGRTFVTRGADVEVTIEVRLAMRPNFGGSIPRLAKVDLIGGPVTGPATDRDTLSAPHTSVLKTFEVSRTARGTVRFTHTFRKVEGPFYLRLRGSDGNRLTSDGGPVMDVIGDADPWADLWFYANPVFIDVV; this is encoded by the coding sequence ATGTCGCACGACCACGAACACCACCACCACGAGCCGATCGATCCCGAGGACGACCGGCCGCTGTCGGTCGCGCGCCGCCGGTTCCTGGCCGGCCTGGGCATCGCCGCCGCCGGCACCGCCGCGCTCGCCGGCCCGGCCGCCGCGCACGAGGACCGCCGCCCGGTCAACCCGTGGGGTGCGCGTGACCGCTGGTTCGCGGGCGACCACCACATCCACACCAAGTACTCCCCCGACGGCCAGTACGAGGTCGCCCAGCAGGTCGCCAAGGCCCGCGAGCACGGCCTGGACTGGGTCGTGATCACCGACCACGGCGGGGTGGCGCACGAGAAGTTCTCCGTCGACCTCGTCGCGCCCGACATCGAGAAGGCCCGCGCCGAGCACCGCGGCACGCTGGTCTACCAGGGCCTGGAGTGGAACATCCCGGGCGCGGAGCACGCGACCGTGTTCCTGCCGCCCGGTCGGTCCACTGTGGACATCCTGCGGGCGTTCGAGGCGGCCTACGACGGCGGTGTGCTCTCCACGCCCGTCGAGAAGGGCGGCAAGGGCCTCATCGCGCGCGCGACCAGCGCGGACGGCGAGCCGTACGCGTTGGCGGCGCTGCGCTACCTGGAAGCCCAGGTGCTGTCGGGCCGCACCGAGATCGCGCTGATGTTCGCCAACCACCCGGCCCGGCGGGGCGTGGACAGCCCGCACGAGCTGCGCGGGTGGCGGGACGCGGCACCCGGCGTCGCGGTCGGCATGGAAGGCGCGCCCGGCCACCAGGCGGCGGGCCTGCCCTCGGGCCGGGCCGCCGCACGCGGCTACTACGAGGCCTCCCCCAACCAGGACAGCTTCCCCGGCTACGCCCCGACCGCCACCGAGAACCCGTACCGCACGTACGGCGGCTTCGACTGGATGACCGCGAAGGTCGGCGGCCTGTGGGACTCGCTGCTGGCCGAGGGCCGGCCGTGGTGGGTCACGGCGACCTCGGACAGCCACCAGAACCACCTCGACACCTTCACCCCCGGCACCGGCGACCACACCACGACCGGCACCCGCGGCGCCCCCGTGGACACCGGCAAGCCGCAGGTGTACGGGGACTACTGGCCCGGTCAGTACAGCTCGACCCTGGTCGGCGCGGCCTCGCGGTCCTACGTGGACGTCATGCGCGGCTTGCAGGGCGGCAAGGTGCTGGCCGTGCACGGCCGGTTGGTGGACGGCCTGGACCTGCGGGTCCGCACTGACCTCGACGGCCGGGGCGTCACGGTCGGCGGCCGGACCTTCGTCACGCGCGGCGCGGACGTCGAGGTGACCATCGAGGTGCGCCTGGCGATGCGCCCCAATTTCGGCGGCTCGATCCCGCGCCTGGCGAAGGTGGACCTGATCGGCGGCCCGGTGACCGGCCCGGCCACCGACCGCGACACGCTCTCCGCCCCGCACACGTCGGTGCTGAAGACCTTCGAGGTCTCCCGGACCGCTCGCGGGACGGTCCGCTTCACGCACACGTTCCGGAAGGTGGAGGGTCCTTTCTACCTGCGCCTGCGCGGCTCGGACGGCAACCGGCTGACGTCGGACGGTGGGCCGGTGATGGACGTGATCGGCGACGCCGACCCGTGGGCGGACCTGTGGTTCTACGCGAACCCGGTGTTCATCGACGTCGTATGA